A section of the Ruania halotolerans genome encodes:
- a CDS encoding type IV toxin-antitoxin system AbiEi family antitoxin domain-containing protein, which translates to MAAQRMIVSAESLARRQAGMIGHAQARAEGVTVAQLRNLVRRGRWLRVTRGVYRTPVDTLLDSWDEVRQQAAWTGVLAVPGSTAVGMAALALQQVQGLPRRIRPEVGVSHGRSITGPAGVLVRRCRHPIPAVLINGFRVATVPVALAHALPEMSRRDAVAVLDSALHTGRLTSVGMRELERTLHGRRGAQRARELITLADGRAESPLETRARLLFVDAGLPPPDLQVRVHDRAGRVVARGDLGWQRSDGTWVIVEMDGRGVHGTPTAVYQDRSRQNRMVLSRQVTILRFTDQDLDDGSAVEMIGRALCHPARVA; encoded by the coding sequence ATGGCAGCTCAGCGGATGATCGTGAGCGCGGAGTCTCTCGCCCGGCGTCAGGCCGGCATGATCGGCCACGCCCAGGCCAGGGCGGAAGGGGTCACGGTCGCGCAGCTGCGGAACCTGGTACGGCGAGGCCGCTGGCTCCGGGTCACCCGCGGTGTGTATCGCACGCCGGTGGATACGCTCCTGGACTCGTGGGACGAGGTCAGGCAGCAGGCCGCATGGACGGGTGTGCTGGCCGTCCCAGGTTCGACGGCGGTCGGCATGGCGGCGCTGGCGCTGCAGCAGGTCCAAGGGCTGCCACGGCGGATCCGGCCAGAGGTGGGCGTTTCGCACGGACGGAGCATCACCGGCCCGGCCGGCGTCCTGGTGCGACGTTGTCGCCATCCGATCCCGGCGGTGCTCATCAACGGGTTTCGCGTCGCAACGGTCCCGGTCGCTCTCGCGCATGCGCTGCCCGAGATGAGCCGCCGGGATGCCGTTGCAGTACTGGATTCCGCTCTGCACACGGGGCGGTTGACGTCCGTGGGGATGCGGGAACTCGAGCGGACTCTGCACGGCCGGCGCGGCGCACAGAGAGCGAGAGAGCTGATCACGCTCGCCGACGGTCGGGCCGAGTCGCCATTGGAGACCCGGGCACGACTACTCTTCGTCGACGCGGGGCTGCCACCGCCCGACCTGCAGGTTCGGGTTCACGACCGCGCCGGCCGGGTGGTCGCTCGCGGCGATCTGGGGTGGCAGCGATCGGACGGCACGTGGGTGATCGTCGAGATGGATGGCCGTGGGGTGCACGGGACACCGACGGCCGTCTACCAGGACCGAAGCCGCCAGAACCGCATGGTGCTGAGCCGGCAGGTCACCATCCTGCGGTTCACTGATCAGGACCTGGACGACGGCAGCGCCGTGGAAATGATCGGCCGCGCGCTGTGCCACCCCGCGAGGGTTGCCTGA
- a CDS encoding HAD family hydrolase: MVTTERREPAPPSAVLVLDFDGTLCIGDDPVIFYAEEVQRRHPGMALVSAARAFLAGDRAVPGAADGYQAVAAMARAATCPNETLSEAYLASRARLEAGEGETRPPDGVRDLLADVRSTGAQVVLVTNAPLVGAQSWLDTHELTALIDHVVPSAGKPDTMPQILDDLATRAAVNDPARLASVGDVWANDVGPAMDRGSTGFFIDRFSLGHGPSTHAAATFEGLSAAIRAWARREIAS; encoded by the coding sequence GTGGTGACAACTGAACGACGTGAACCTGCCCCGCCTTCCGCCGTCCTGGTGCTCGACTTCGATGGAACGCTCTGCATCGGCGACGATCCGGTGATCTTCTACGCCGAGGAGGTGCAGCGTCGTCATCCTGGCATGGCGCTGGTCTCGGCCGCCCGGGCCTTCCTTGCCGGAGACCGAGCAGTGCCCGGCGCAGCGGACGGCTACCAGGCGGTGGCCGCGATGGCACGCGCGGCCACGTGCCCGAACGAGACGCTCAGCGAGGCATACCTCGCTTCCAGGGCACGCCTTGAGGCGGGGGAGGGGGAGACGAGACCGCCCGACGGCGTCCGGGACCTCCTCGCCGACGTTCGGTCCACCGGGGCGCAGGTGGTCCTGGTGACCAACGCACCACTCGTGGGCGCGCAGAGCTGGCTGGACACACACGAGCTGACGGCGCTCATTGACCACGTGGTGCCCAGTGCGGGGAAGCCCGACACGATGCCACAGATCCTCGACGACCTCGCTACTCGGGCCGCGGTGAACGACCCGGCCCGCCTGGCAAGTGTGGGCGACGTCTGGGCGAACGACGTAGGACCGGCGATGGACCGCGGCTCCACCGGATTCTTCATCGACCGGTTCAGCCTCGGGCACGGTCCGAGTACGCACGCGGCGGCGACCTTCGAGGGGCTGTCCGCGGCGATACGTGCCTGGGCTCGGCGCGAGATCGCATCCTGA
- a CDS encoding MurR/RpiR family transcriptional regulator: protein MSGANPELGSVPALIRAGISALHPSEQRVAQVFIDRPEWTIEASAQEVADAAGTSRATVVRAAQRLGFSGYPQLRVLLARDVGLAARGSEDGEPRDAVGVVRAVVRDVARAAEDLAALLDPGDVQTGVELLLKARSVLVIGNGLSAPVAMEAAMRLNAIGRSAEAPVDHIAQGVRARLLHPEDVCIVISGTGSTRPTVQAARAARATGAGLIALTAFTTSPLTEIATVSFVSALGASSFRDEITRTTRLSQTIMVNALIRALIQADPESARLAQARMLDVIGEVFLQDPP, encoded by the coding sequence ATGTCTGGCGCGAACCCCGAGCTCGGCAGTGTGCCGGCCCTGATCCGCGCGGGGATATCTGCACTGCACCCGAGCGAGCAGCGGGTGGCGCAGGTGTTCATCGACCGGCCCGAGTGGACGATCGAGGCCTCCGCACAGGAGGTCGCGGATGCCGCTGGTACCTCTCGTGCCACCGTTGTCCGAGCGGCTCAGCGTCTCGGTTTCTCCGGATATCCACAGCTGCGGGTACTTCTCGCCCGGGATGTCGGGCTGGCGGCCAGGGGGAGTGAGGACGGGGAGCCGAGGGACGCCGTCGGCGTGGTGCGTGCGGTGGTGCGGGATGTGGCCCGGGCGGCCGAAGATCTCGCGGCGCTGCTCGATCCCGGCGATGTGCAGACCGGGGTGGAGCTGCTCCTGAAGGCACGCTCGGTCTTGGTGATCGGCAACGGACTCTCTGCACCGGTGGCCATGGAGGCCGCGATGCGACTCAATGCGATTGGACGCAGCGCCGAGGCACCGGTGGACCACATCGCTCAGGGTGTGCGGGCCCGCCTGCTCCATCCGGAAGACGTGTGCATCGTGATCAGTGGAACCGGCAGTACTCGACCGACCGTGCAGGCCGCGCGTGCGGCGAGGGCCACGGGTGCCGGGTTGATCGCGTTGACGGCGTTCACCACCTCACCGCTGACGGAGATCGCGACGGTGAGCTTCGTCTCTGCACTCGGCGCGTCCTCGTTCCGGGACGAGATCACCCGCACCACCCGGTTGAGTCAGACGATCATGGTGAACGCGCTGATCCGGGCGCTCATCCAGGCGGACCCGGAGAGCGCTCGGCTGGCGCAGGCGCGCATGCTCGA
- the phnE gene encoding phosphonate ABC transporter, permease protein PhnE produces the protein MRTAEATARKNTPAPPSKVRTTIWLIVSAAIVLWALWQVDARWERVGQIVTEAPRYFGLMSQGLLQNPIAEPWSAYWSKSIALMIESLQMAWIGTLIGAIISFPIAFLAASNVAPRPVVLVVRQVLNIIRAIPEIVFALVFMIPIFGLGPLAGALALGIGSVGTLGKLSSEAIEGIDLGPMEALDAAGASKIQLLRWAVVPQVLPEIVAFWLYRFEINIRAGAILGIVGAGGIGSILGQLFNGREWGRIGITLVVIIVVTVIVDQISAAVRQRIISGPGRSTSKADIPEPVVD, from the coding sequence ATGAGGACCGCAGAGGCCACCGCGCGCAAGAACACGCCCGCGCCGCCGTCGAAGGTGCGCACAACCATCTGGCTCATCGTGAGTGCAGCCATCGTGCTCTGGGCGTTATGGCAGGTGGACGCGCGATGGGAGCGCGTGGGGCAGATCGTCACCGAGGCGCCTCGGTACTTCGGGCTGATGAGCCAGGGCTTGCTCCAGAACCCCATAGCGGAACCGTGGAGCGCCTACTGGTCCAAGAGCATCGCGCTGATGATCGAATCACTCCAGATGGCGTGGATCGGCACTCTGATCGGTGCCATCATCTCCTTCCCAATCGCATTCCTCGCAGCCAGCAACGTGGCACCACGCCCCGTGGTGCTCGTCGTGCGGCAGGTGCTGAACATCATCCGCGCCATACCTGAGATCGTGTTCGCCCTGGTATTCATGATTCCGATCTTCGGTCTCGGTCCGCTCGCCGGCGCCCTGGCCCTCGGAATCGGATCGGTGGGGACCCTGGGCAAACTCTCCAGCGAGGCGATCGAAGGGATCGACCTCGGGCCGATGGAGGCGCTCGACGCTGCCGGGGCGTCGAAGATTCAGCTACTTCGCTGGGCCGTGGTGCCGCAGGTCCTCCCCGAGATCGTGGCGTTCTGGTTGTACCGGTTCGAGATCAACATCCGTGCGGGCGCCATCCTCGGCATCGTCGGGGCCGGCGGGATCGGATCGATCCTGGGTCAACTCTTCAATGGTCGCGAGTGGGGCCGGATCGGCATCACCCTCGTGGTGATCATCGTGGTGACGGTCATCGTGGACCAGATCTCGGCCGCCGTCCGTCAACGGATCATCTCCGGGCCTGGTCGGAGCACGTCCAAGGCAGACATCCCTGAGCCGGTTGTGGACTGA
- the phnC gene encoding phosphonate ABC transporter ATP-binding protein, with protein MIEFRDVSVTYPNGTTALDGVDLTIPEGQFVVVVGLSGAGKSTLVRTINGIVPVTGGELLVNDAPVARANRRQLRHLRSQVGMIFQSFNLVSRTSVMNNVLTGRLHSTGVLRSLLGWFSAEDKEIAFDALERVGILEKAYVRASQLSGGQQQRVAIARGLAQQPQIMLADEPVASLDPPTANAVMRDLQRINRDLGITTVVNLHFLDLARRYGDRIIGMRDGQVVFDGTGEEADDAVFESIYGRSLTADDVAEKNAGPVA; from the coding sequence ATGATCGAGTTTCGCGACGTGTCCGTCACCTACCCGAACGGCACCACTGCGCTCGACGGCGTGGATCTGACCATCCCGGAGGGGCAGTTCGTGGTGGTCGTGGGTCTTTCGGGTGCCGGAAAGTCCACGCTCGTGCGCACGATCAATGGCATCGTCCCCGTGACTGGTGGAGAGCTGTTGGTCAACGACGCGCCGGTAGCCCGTGCCAACCGCCGGCAACTGCGGCACCTGCGCTCCCAGGTGGGGATGATCTTCCAGTCGTTCAACCTGGTCAGCCGTACGAGCGTGATGAACAACGTGCTCACCGGTCGCCTGCACTCCACCGGTGTTCTCCGCTCACTGCTCGGGTGGTTCTCCGCCGAGGACAAGGAGATCGCCTTCGACGCGCTGGAACGAGTGGGCATCCTCGAGAAGGCGTACGTGCGCGCCTCGCAACTCTCCGGCGGCCAGCAGCAGCGGGTGGCGATCGCACGCGGACTTGCCCAGCAGCCGCAGATCATGCTCGCCGACGAACCCGTCGCCTCACTCGACCCGCCCACGGCGAACGCTGTGATGCGGGATCTGCAGCGGATCAACCGCGACCTCGGGATCACCACGGTGGTGAACCTGCACTTCCTGGACCTCGCCCGCCGCTACGGCGATCGCATCATCGGAATGCGAGACGGACAGGTCGTCTTCGACGGCACCGGCGAGGAGGCCGACGACGCCGTCTTCGAGTCCATCTACGGTCGATCACTGACCGCCGACGATGTGGCGGAGAAGAACGCGGGACCAGTGGCGTGA
- the phnD gene encoding phosphate/phosphite/phosphonate ABC transporter substrate-binding protein: protein MKRAMRWAAIGAAAALALTACASDEPAEDETGGEQTGGDEEMADPEEIVLGLVPSQEMDSLVEDADQLGALIEAELGIPVTTNVTENYAALVTAMQTGQAQIGMFGPIALVQAADQADAEIILQSVRFGSSTYHTQWFTNDPDTYCLDDVVEVENEDGSTYTFCNGADAAEAGPAGEDALALIEQDTPISMVDSSSASGYYYPATQLERVAGLDPLALNTQFAGGHPNSIINVASGDYPVGVSFDDARDNVVEENPQIGEEVTVFAYSDEIPNDGVAVAGDLSEDLQQRIADAMVAVMETEEGAAAYDAVYSIEGLVPADLDALDAARQVEANFAGL from the coding sequence ATGAAGCGTGCGATGCGTTGGGCGGCCATCGGTGCCGCGGCCGCGCTGGCTCTGACGGCTTGCGCCAGCGACGAACCTGCTGAGGATGAAACGGGCGGTGAACAGACCGGTGGCGACGAGGAGATGGCCGACCCCGAGGAGATCGTTCTCGGACTGGTCCCCTCGCAGGAGATGGACTCCCTGGTCGAGGATGCCGACCAACTCGGAGCCCTGATCGAGGCGGAGCTGGGAATCCCCGTGACCACCAACGTCACGGAGAACTACGCCGCGCTGGTCACGGCAATGCAGACAGGTCAGGCGCAGATCGGGATGTTCGGCCCGATCGCCCTTGTGCAGGCAGCTGACCAGGCTGATGCCGAGATCATCCTGCAGTCGGTGCGGTTCGGATCCTCGACCTATCACACGCAGTGGTTCACCAACGACCCGGACACCTACTGCCTGGACGACGTGGTCGAGGTGGAGAACGAGGATGGCTCCACCTACACCTTCTGCAACGGCGCGGACGCTGCCGAGGCGGGCCCCGCAGGCGAGGATGCACTCGCGCTCATCGAGCAGGACACCCCGATCTCGATGGTGGACTCCTCTTCGGCGTCGGGGTACTACTACCCGGCCACTCAGCTCGAGCGCGTAGCCGGCCTCGACCCACTCGCGTTGAACACCCAGTTCGCCGGTGGGCACCCGAACTCGATCATCAACGTGGCCAGCGGGGACTACCCGGTGGGCGTGAGCTTCGACGACGCTCGCGACAACGTGGTGGAGGAGAACCCGCAGATCGGTGAGGAAGTCACCGTGTTCGCCTACTCCGACGAGATCCCGAACGACGGCGTGGCCGTGGCCGGAGACCTCTCGGAAGACCTGCAGCAGCGCATCGCCGATGCCATGGTCGCCGTGATGGAGACCGAAGAGGGCGCCGCCGCCTACGACGCGGTGTACTCCATCGAGGGCCTGGTCCCGGCCGACCTGGACGCCCTCGACGCCGCCCGGCAGGTGGAAGCGAACTTCGCCGGACTGTGA
- a CDS encoding carbohydrate ABC transporter permease, with protein sequence MTTTSPDIRSSAGPAAVRAPRPDRGAGLGGGLLTVLTWVVAIAFFFPVAWMALTAFKQESEAASNPPTWFFTPTLDQFRAVIDGGAGVFFANSLIATGVSTLLVIALAVPASYALAIRPVKKTSDVLFFFMSTKMLPVVAVIVPIYVIAGRLHVLDTIWTLVVLYTAMNLPIAVWMMRSFFQEIPGEVLEAASMDGAGLMRTLRAVLIPMVAPGLAATALICVIFAWNEFFFALNLTAARAATVPIFITSTMTSEGLFLARLSAASLLASLPVLIAGWVAQKQLVRGLSMGAIK encoded by the coding sequence ATGACGACGACGTCCCCTGACATTCGTAGTTCCGCCGGCCCCGCCGCGGTCCGTGCCCCTCGCCCGGACCGGGGCGCGGGACTAGGTGGCGGGTTGCTCACCGTGCTCACCTGGGTGGTGGCGATCGCGTTCTTCTTCCCGGTGGCCTGGATGGCCCTGACGGCGTTCAAACAGGAGAGTGAAGCAGCCTCCAATCCACCCACGTGGTTCTTCACGCCCACGTTGGACCAGTTCCGCGCGGTGATCGACGGCGGAGCGGGGGTGTTCTTCGCGAACTCCCTGATCGCCACAGGCGTCTCCACGCTGCTGGTGATCGCGCTGGCGGTACCGGCCTCATACGCTCTGGCGATCCGGCCGGTGAAGAAGACCAGCGATGTGCTGTTCTTCTTCATGTCCACCAAGATGCTGCCGGTGGTGGCCGTAATCGTGCCCATCTACGTGATCGCAGGCCGGCTGCACGTGCTCGACACGATCTGGACCCTCGTGGTGCTGTACACCGCGATGAACCTGCCGATCGCGGTGTGGATGATGCGCTCGTTCTTCCAGGAGATCCCCGGTGAGGTGCTCGAGGCTGCGTCCATGGATGGTGCGGGGCTGATGCGCACGCTGCGCGCCGTGCTCATCCCGATGGTCGCGCCCGGATTGGCCGCGACGGCGCTGATCTGCGTGATCTTCGCCTGGAACGAGTTCTTCTTCGCCCTGAACCTCACCGCCGCCAGGGCGGCGACAGTGCCGATCTTCATCACCTCCACGATGACCAGTGAGGGCCTGTTCCTGGCCCGCCTCTCCGCTGCGAGCCTGCTGGCTTCCCTGCCGGTGCTGATCGCCGGGTGGGTGGCGCAGAAGCAGCTGGTGCGCGGACTCTCCATGGGTGCGATCAAGTAG
- a CDS encoding NUDIX hydrolase family protein, producing the protein MSNTSVETEDGWFEPDELAAVRRRMPILYVDVIPVRVDPDGVIQRVGMLLRTPRDGGISRALVSGRVMFHELIRDALSRHIDKDLGPMALPRIPVTLTPFTVAEYFPTPGITPYHDPRQHAVSLAYIVPVDGDCSPQQDALDIGWFTPEEAVSPMVQADMVDGHGALVRTALATVGRLV; encoded by the coding sequence GTGAGCAACACGAGTGTCGAAACCGAGGACGGCTGGTTCGAACCCGATGAGTTGGCGGCAGTACGGCGGCGCATGCCGATCCTGTACGTGGACGTCATCCCGGTGCGGGTTGACCCGGACGGTGTGATCCAGCGGGTCGGGATGCTGCTGCGTACCCCGCGAGACGGCGGGATATCCCGGGCATTGGTCTCCGGCCGCGTGATGTTCCATGAGCTCATCCGGGACGCCCTGTCGCGCCATATCGACAAAGACCTCGGACCGATGGCGCTGCCCAGGATCCCGGTCACGCTGACCCCGTTCACCGTGGCCGAGTACTTCCCCACCCCTGGGATCACGCCGTATCACGACCCTCGCCAGCATGCGGTTTCCCTGGCCTACATCGTGCCCGTGGACGGGGACTGCAGCCCCCAGCAGGACGCCTTGGACATCGGGTGGTTCACGCCGGAGGAGGCGGTCTCCCCCATGGTGCAAGCAGACATGGTGGACGGCCACGGCGCCCTGGTGCGTACAGCGCTGGCCACCGTGGGGCGGTTGGTCTGA
- the phnE gene encoding phosphonate ABC transporter, permease protein PhnE, translating into MTAPAVRTVSQSDRPVKPPPSIGAILGLVAFLAITVYSAIGIEFTLTPLFTDAMRGREIVARYFDPAWSILTRPAVIDAFLETLYIAILATLVGSILALLLAMLASKVSAPTIAVYRVTKLVLSVVRSLPDVAYGLLFVAFVQTGALPGILALIVFNIGIVAKLTSESIDAVDRGPIEAVEAAGGSRFQRGRFAVMPQVAPNYLSYCFYVFELNIRASAVLGIVGAGGIGEIIDLLVSRLQHEELAAVVFALFAVVFVLDQSSRAIRRRLT; encoded by the coding sequence GTGACCGCGCCCGCCGTGCGAACAGTCTCGCAGTCCGACCGCCCGGTCAAGCCGCCGCCTTCGATCGGCGCGATCCTGGGGCTCGTCGCGTTCCTCGCCATTACCGTCTACTCGGCGATCGGGATCGAGTTCACCCTCACGCCGCTGTTCACCGATGCGATGCGCGGCCGGGAGATCGTCGCGCGATACTTCGATCCCGCCTGGTCGATCCTGACCAGACCTGCGGTGATTGACGCCTTCCTCGAGACGCTCTACATCGCCATCCTGGCAACGCTGGTCGGCTCGATTCTCGCGCTGCTGCTGGCCATGCTTGCCTCGAAGGTGTCCGCGCCCACCATCGCGGTCTACCGGGTCACCAAACTGGTGCTCTCCGTGGTTCGATCCTTGCCGGACGTGGCCTACGGCCTGCTGTTCGTTGCCTTCGTGCAGACCGGAGCCCTCCCCGGCATCCTCGCACTCATCGTGTTCAACATCGGCATCGTCGCCAAACTCACCTCGGAGTCCATCGACGCCGTGGATCGCGGACCGATCGAGGCGGTCGAGGCCGCTGGCGGCAGCCGGTTCCAACGCGGCCGTTTCGCTGTGATGCCACAGGTCGCCCCGAACTACCTCTCCTATTGCTTCTACGTGTTCGAACTGAACATCCGCGCCTCGGCCGTGCTGGGAATCGTCGGAGCAGGGGGGATCGGAGAGATCATCGATCTGCTGGTCAGCCGGTTGCAGCACGAGGAGCTCGCCGCTGTGGTGTTCGCACTCTTCGCGGTGGTCTTCGTGCTCGATCAGTCCTCACGCGCGATCCGCCGGAGGCTCACATGA
- a CDS encoding DUF3054 domain-containing protein, translated as MAVLVFVIAGRGTHHDSGVTIGTLGTAWPFLVALILGWALARAWRSPVRPWPTGTVVWLVTAAGGLTLRGLTGGGLSGAFPLVTVLALGGLMVGWRAVVVLWRRLRPARVA; from the coding sequence GTGGCGGTGCTGGTGTTCGTCATCGCAGGCCGTGGCACGCATCACGACTCCGGGGTGACCATCGGCACCCTCGGCACTGCATGGCCGTTCCTCGTCGCCCTGATCCTCGGCTGGGCGCTTGCGCGTGCGTGGCGCAGTCCGGTGCGCCCGTGGCCCACTGGCACCGTCGTGTGGCTGGTGACGGCGGCCGGTGGCCTGACCCTGCGCGGCCTCACCGGAGGTGGGTTGTCCGGCGCCTTCCCCCTCGTGACGGTGCTCGCCCTGGGCGGACTCATGGTCGGCTGGCGCGCCGTGGTCGTGCTCTGGCGCCGACTTCGTCCGGCGCGGGTTGCCTGA
- a CDS encoding GNAT family N-acetyltransferase codes for MVPQMSDVLAAGELTLRVLTPGDHADVHAIFSDPQTHTIGDGPVRDPEETRLWLERRAVRRDSHGVTWYGVCRSDGTMIGTAGLLIGRTAPYPELGLEIRWPDQGRGFGTTAAAAVVAEGHRAGFGQVWASVRSWNAASLRVLYRIGFRRDRSEGNLIYLMHSTRVA; via the coding sequence ATGGTGCCTCAGATGTCCGACGTCCTCGCCGCCGGGGAGCTCACCCTTCGTGTGCTTACCCCGGGTGACCACGCCGACGTCCATGCCATCTTCTCGGACCCGCAGACACACACGATCGGTGACGGGCCGGTGCGCGATCCCGAGGAGACCCGTTTGTGGCTGGAACGGCGTGCGGTCCGGCGAGACTCGCACGGGGTGACCTGGTACGGCGTGTGTCGATCCGACGGCACGATGATCGGCACGGCCGGCCTCCTGATAGGCCGAACTGCACCGTACCCAGAGCTTGGCCTCGAGATCCGTTGGCCCGATCAGGGCCGCGGCTTCGGGACGACGGCTGCCGCTGCCGTGGTGGCCGAGGGACATCGAGCCGGGTTCGGCCAGGTGTGGGCCTCGGTGCGCTCGTGGAACGCAGCTTCCTTGCGTGTTCTCTACCGGATCGGGTTCCGCCGAGACCGCAGCGAGGGCAACCTGATCTACCTGATGCACTCGACGAGGGTGGCTTGA